From a region of the Marasmius oreades isolate 03SP1 chromosome 7, whole genome shotgun sequence genome:
- a CDS encoding uncharacterized protein (MEROPS:MER0000432), whose product MAAAFKISVAEEAISLLKQKLELTRLPDELDESGWDYGVPLSDIRRLVARWKDGYDWRKYEKELNDELPQFTRDIEVDGFGALNVHYIHKESQAKGAIPLLFIHGWPGSFIEIRKVLPLLTAIEDGQPSFHVVALGLPGYGFSEGVKKKGFDLAKYAEVGHKLMLALGYDEYVVQGGDWGAIIDHYVAAMYGGSHVKAYHANMPFALGPPPDADPSKYSPVELARLERQQWYYKTQTGYFTEQTTQPQTLGYSLNDSPVGLLAWIYEKLVTWTDAYKWEDDEVLTWISIYWFSRAGPAASLRIYYEAVQSGAFSGALPEMKVPYGVSYFPKEVAAGPLSWLTNLNVVFHEYHDKGGHFAAYEVPELLVGDLRKMFGKSGPAYGVVKGKDGYA is encoded by the exons ATGGCTGCGGCGTTCAAGATATCCGTTGCAGAAGAAGCTATCTCCctcctcaaacagaaactcgaaCTAACTCGTCTACCTGACGAACTCGACGAATCAGGGTGGGATTATGGTGTACCGTTATCAGATATCCGACGATTGGTCGCTAGATGGAAAGATGGGTACGATTGGAGGAAATATGAGAAGGAATTGAACGATGAGCTGCCGCAATTCACAAGGGATATCGAAGTGGATGGATTTGGAGCCTTGAATGTGCATTACATCCACAAGGAGAGTCAGGCGAAGGGTGCTATTCCATTGTTGTTCATTCATGGGT GGCCAGGAAGCTTCATCGAAATCAGGAAGGTTCTACCTCTCCTCACGGCCATAGAGGATGGACAACCAAGTTTTCATGTTGTTGCATTGGGTTTGCCTGGGTACGGATTCTCTGAAGgcgtgaagaagaaagggttCGATTTGGCGAAATATGCCGAGGTTGGACATAAACTCATGCTAGCTTTGGGTTACGACGAGTATG TCGTTCAGGGGGGGGATTGGGGCGCTATC ATCGACCACTATGTGGCAGCAATGTACGGAGGCTCGCACGTCAAAGCATACCACGCCAACATGCCTTTCGCTCTCGGACCTCCCCCTGACGCCGACCCATCCAAGTATTCGCCCGTAGAACTTGCTAGGTTGGAAAGGCAACAGTGGTactacaaaacacaaacaggCTATTTCACCGAACAAACCACGCAACCCCAGACTCTCGGATACAGTTTGAACGATTCGCCCGTGGGACTGTTAGCCTGGATTTACGAAAAGTTGGTTACGTGGACAGATGCATACAAATGGGAGGATGATGAGG TCCTAACGTGGATCTCTATCTATTGGTTCTCCCGCGCCGGACCTGCAGCTTCCCTTCGCATCTACTATGAAGCCGTTCAATCTGGAGCATTCTCAGGCGCGCTACCAGAAATGAAGGTTCCTTATGGTGTGTCCTATTTCCCGAAGGAGGTCGCTGCGGGTCCCCTTAG TTGGCTCACGAACCTGAACGTCGTTTTTCACGAGTACCACGACAAGGGCGGTCATTTTGCTGCATATGAAGTTCCAGAACTGCTCGTCGGTGATTTGAGAAAGATGTTTGGGAAAAGCGGGCCGGCTTATGGGGttgtgaaaggaaaggacgGGTATGCGTAG